Sequence from the Armatimonadota bacterium genome:
TGCCGAAGTCGATCGGGATCGGCGTTGCCGGAGATGTCGAGGCGTTCTTGAGCTTACGAACCAACCTGGCGAGACAGTTCGGAACGGAGATGGGCACCCACGCCCGTCCGCTTCCACCTCACGTTGAAATCGCGCGCTTGCGACAGCTCGACGATCGGGTTCGGGCAGACGTTTCTAGGGCGATCAAGTCCGCGAGAATCGGGACGCTCGGAGATTTCACCGTCAGTTCGGTCGATTTAGCGCACTCCGTTTCGAGTTCTGACGGCCCGATGCTTCGAAGTTTAGTTTCGATCCCTCTTGGCTGAGCTAGTTCAGCAGGCGCGTGGGGTTTTGCAGGTAATCGCGCACGACGTTCATGAATCGCGCGCCGATGGCGCCGTCCACGACTCGGTGGTCGAACGAGCCGGTGATGTTCATCATCATGCGAATCTCGACCTCTTCGTCGCTGACTGGCATGACCTTTCTCTTCGCTGTGCTGATCGCGACGATAGCGGCGTTGGGCGCGTTGATGATCGCTGTGAAGTCGTCGACGTTCAGCATGCCCATGTTGCTGATGCTGAACGTGCTGCCCTGCATCTCGTCGGGAAGGAGCTTGCCGTCCCTCGCTTTCGCGACCAAAACGCGGGTGGCCTCGCCGATCTGGCGCAAGGTCATCATGTGGGCGTTCTTGATGACCGGCACGAGCAGTCCTTCGTCCACCGCCGCCGCGACGCCTACGTGAACCGCGCCGAACTGTAGGACGTGGTCGCCCTGGTAAGTCGCGTTGACCTCGGGCATCTCCACCAGAGCCATCGCGCAGGCCTTGATGACGAAGTCGTTGACGGAGACCTTGCCGCTCTCCTCCTCTTTGTAGAACTGCCTGAGCGCGCTGATCCTCTCGACGTCGACCACTACAGTAACGTAAAAGTGCGGCACGTTTTGCTTGCTCGCCAAGGTGCGCTCGGCGATGATCCGGCGGTGCGCGTTGAGCGGGACCAACTTGTCCTCGCCCGTCGCAAGCGCGGGCTGGAAGCTCGGCACTTTCGGGCCGGTAGAGATCGCCGACCTCACGTCTTCGGCGACGATGCGTCCGCCGGGTCCCGAGCCGATCACTTTGGCGAGGTCGACGCCCGCCTCGTTCGCGAGCTTTTTGGCCAGCGGGCTGGCTTTGACGCGACCTAACTCCGCGAACGCTTTCGCGGGCTTCGCAACTGCTGCCGGCTCCTTCTTCGCGGTCGCCCCTGGTTTCTGCTTGGCGGGCTCAGCGGCTTTGCCGTTTCCTCTGCCCCAGTCCGCCGGAAGCTTCTCGTCTTTCTTCAGGATCGCGGCGATCGGCTGACCGACGGGGACGGTGTCGCCCTCTTTGATCAGGAATCCCGTAATCGTGCCCTTACCGGGCGACTCGAGCTCGAGCGTGGCCTTGTCGGTCTGGATGTTGCCAATGACGTCGCCGGACTTGACCTCGTCGCCGTCCTTCTTAAGCCACTCGAGCAGAGTGCCTTCTTCCATCCCGTCGCCCATTTTGGGCATGATCACTTCGGTCATGTTCGTTGCCTTCCTGGCGTCAGCGCCGCTGGGTTAAGGATACCTTTCAGTCCTTCTCCTCTTCGGCCTCTTGGCTGTCTTCCTCGAACGTGTACAGGTAAAGCTTGCGGCCGTCGGAGATTTCTACCGTCTCGACTTCGTACTTCATTTCTGCGCCTCCCAAGCGACTGCGGCGGCACCGAGGAGGCCTGCGTCGTCGATCTTTTCGGCCGAGGTGATCTTGCAGTCCTTGAACAGCGACGGGATCGCGACCTTCTCGGCCTGTTCGACCGCCGGGGCTATCAGCCACTTCCCCGCCTTGGCGATCTGGCCGCCGATGGCGAATACATCGGGCGCGAAGACGTTGATCAGGCTCCCGATCGCTGTGCCCAGATAGCGACCCGTCTCCCGCCACACTTCGATCGCGAGCAGGTCGCCCTCGTCGGCTGCCTCGGTGACGTTTTTTGGAGTCAGTTTCGCTTGGTCGATCAGCTCGGCAATCAACGGTATGGTGCCGCCCCCTGTGAGCCGCCAGCCTTCTAGCAGCGACGTGGCTCGCTTGATGATCGCGTCGCGCTGGCAGAGCTTCTCAACCGTCAGCGTCTCGAGCGTCTCCCAATCCGTGCTGACCGCCGTGTGGCCAAGCTCTACGCCGCCCTTGTTGCCGCCGAGCAAGAGGAACGGGCCATCGGTCTTGCCGCCGACGCTCGCCGGACCGAGCACGACGCCGCCGCCGATCCCAGTACCGAGAGTGAGCATGACGAGACAGTTTGCAGTGCCTTTGCCCGATCCGAACCGGTACTCACCGACAGCTGCCGCGTTGGCGTCGTTCGCCATGTGAATGGGAAGAGCGATAGCAGAGGAGAGCGGCCCGCGCACATCGACGTCCTTCCAGTAGTCGAGGCGACCGTCCACACGTATACCGAAGTTCGGCGACCAGTGGACGATCCCGTCGCGGTCGTTGCAGTGGCCAGGGATCGCTAGGCCGACGGCGACCGGGGATAAACCAGCACGCGCTTGTTCGACCGCCTCGGCGACCGCCTCGAGCGTCGCTGAGGCGCCCCCTTCGGCGCACGAAGGGAGCGTGACGCGCTCACCGACCGTGTTGCCCGCAGAATCGACTGCGACGGCGCGCACGTTCGTCCCGCCGAGGTCGACACCGATCACGCAATCCGCTGGCACGAGCGCATTATGCCCGACCGCTAGCGCCGCTGGTAACCTGTCGCACTAGCCAAATGGACAAGACCGCGCTGGGACGCCTCGCCAGCCTCGCCATGCCTCGCATCGAGGCTCCTCTCGACGCGGAGTTCCGCCCGGCAGTGCTCGCGAACGCAGCATTTCGAAAGCTTGCAGAGATCGGTGAGCCGTGCGTCATCGGCCTGGAGCGCAACGACGGTGCGAGGGACCGATTCGAGACGGTCGTCCAGGCACCGAACAACCCGCTCGCCCAGCTGAACCTCCCGTACATCGAGCGAATCGTCAAGTTTCTCCTCTGGCAGAGGGGCGGGTGGAGGATCACGATCGGCGGGCCGAAGGAGATCGGCGAGTACATCAAACAGTGCTACTCCCGCGGCGGAGCGCGCGACTTCGACGCCGAAATCGTTGGCGAAACGATGTTCGAGAGGCAGATGGAGGTCGTCTGCTGTTCGCCGGACGAGGTGCCCGAAGCGGTCACCGCCTCGAAACCCATCGGTCGTCACCTTGACGGGTGCCGGATCGGCTTCGACCTCGGCGCGAGCGACCGCAAGGTATCGGCTGTGATCGACGGCGAGACGGTCTTCACCGAGGAGGTCGTGTGGGATCCGCGCGGCAACTCCGACCCCGACTACCACTACCGCGAGATCAAATCAGCCATCGACGCAGCCGCCAAGCACATGCCGCGCATAGATGCGATCGGTGGTAGCTCGGCGGGGGTCATCATCAACAACCGCGTGATGGTCGCGTCGCTGTTCCGAGGCGTGCCGAAAGAGGAGTTCCACCGTGTGCGCGACATTTTCCTGCGAATAGGCACCGAGTATGGCGTACCGATCGAGGTCGCCAACGACGGCGACGTCACGGCTCTAGCGGGGGCGATGTCGCTGAATGAGGGCGGCATCCTCGGTATCGCGATGGGGTCGAGCGAGGCCGCCGGATACGTCGACGGCGAGGGGAACATCACCGGCTGGCTGAATGAGCTGGCGTTCGCCCCGATCGACTACGCGCCGACGGCACCCGCTGACGAGTGGTCGGGCGACATCGGTTGCGGCGTGCAGTACCTGACCCAACAGACGGTGTTCCGCCTCGCACCGAAGGTCGGCATCGACCTGTCAGGCACGGAGGTGTTGGCAGAAAAACTCAAGACGGCCCAGCAAAAACACGAGGATGGAAACGACGGCGCGAGGCAGATCTGGGAGACGATCGGCACCTACTGCGGCTACGCGGTGGCACACTACGCCGACTTCTACGAGATCAATCAGATGCTCTTGCTGGGGCGTGTGACGAGCGGGAAGGGCGGCCAGGTCATCATCGAGCAGGTTCGAAAAGTGCTCGAAACGGATTTTTCCGAGCTGGCCAAGAGCATCGAAGTGAACCTGCCCGACGAGAAGACTCGCAGGGTCGGTCAAGCCGTCGCCGCCGCAAGCCTGCCAAAACGATAGCGGCAAAAGACCGGGACCGGAGAGGAAAGAGCGATTTTGGTGTTATTTCACCCTGTGTCCCGTAGAATGAACAGAATCTACCGGCTGAGAGGATCGCAGAATTGACTTCAAAAGACATCGGAAAACTGACGAGTGATATGGTCGCTGAAATCGAGCGGGCCATCGTCGGGAAACAACAGACGATTATCAACGCCATCTTGACGCTGTTGTGCGACGGGCATCTGCTAATCGAGGACGTTCCAGGGGTCGGCAAGACGACCTTGGCGAAAGCGATCGCCAAGACGATCGGCGGCGAGTTCAAGCGAATCCAGTTCACTCCCGATCTTCTGCCGAGCGACATCACGGGCTCCTCGATCTACAATCAGAAGGAAAGTACGTTTCACTTCCGAAAAGGGCCGCTCTTTGCGAACGTCGTCCTGGTAGACGAAATAAACCGAGCGACGCCGAAGACCCAATCCGCTCTTCTCGAGGCGATGGAGGAGTACCAGATCACAAGCGATGGCGAGACGCGACAACTGGTAAGGCCGTTCTTCGTTATCGCTACGCAGAACAACATCGAGACGACGGGCACGTACCCTCTTCCCGAGGCGCAGCTGGACCGCTTTTTCGCCACCGTCTCCCTCGGCTATCCGTCCAAGAGCGCCGAGCAAGAAATCCTGACGACGCAGCGCGTCGCAAACCCGATCGACGATATCAAAATGGTTGTCGGGCTCAGTGACATGATCGACGCCCAGCGCGCGGTGCGCGAAGTCTTCGTCCACGACAGCATCAAAGAGTACTGTGTCGAGATCGTGCGAGCGACTCGTGAAAGCAGCCAGCTAATGCTCGGAGCGTCACCGCGCGGCTCGCTGTATCTCATGCATGCCGGCCAAGCGCGCGCGGCGTTGGACGGCAGCGATTTCGTCAGGCCAGACGACATCAAATCCGTCGCCCATATGGTGCTGAACCACCGCTTGATCTTGCGCGGCGAGGTTCGTGCCAGAGGCACCGAAAGAAAGGAGGTCGTTCAGCATATTCTCGAAACGGTGCCAGCACCCGTGCCAACTTCGTAGGACAGTCCATTGAACCGATACGCGTCGCTCGCCCTATCGATTGCCAGCCTGTTCTTTCTGGTGATGGCGATTCTCGTGAACTCGCCGCCGCTGTTCTACATGGTGACGGCGGTGCTTGCGACCCTTGGCGCTGCCGCCGTACAAGCGTATCTGGCGGTCCGGGCGCTCCGCTTCGAACGGTTCATTCCCCCAGTCGTGCAGGTCGGCGAGCAGGTCACGATCGAGATTACAGTGTGGAGCGAACGCCGCATCATGCGGCCGCTCATCACGATTTTCGACGATCTGCCGGAGCGCCTTGCGTCAAACGGCATCCGAGCGATCCTCCCGATCGCTCCGTCATTCGACCAACCGATACAGACTCGGTACACTTTTCGACCGATGAAGCGCGGTCGATACCACTGGTCCAGCTTGACCGTTCGCGGTACCGACGCACTCGGCCTCGTCACTCGCGAGCGGCAGTACAAGACCGATCCAGTAACCCTCACCGTCTACCCCGCTCCAATACCGGCCGCGGTCGAGATTAGGCCGATGTCGGGCTGGGGAGCGAGCGAGCTTGAGAGCGGAAGGAGGCTGGGCTCCGGGCTTGAGCCTCGCGGCATCCGCGAGTACGTGCACGGCGACGCCCAGAGGCACATCCACTGGCCGAGCAGCGCGAGGACCGGCACACTGATGGTCAAGGAATTCGAGACCGGTTCTGGCATGAACCTGAGCTTCATCCTACAGCAGACGTCGGGCAGCGAGGTCGGAACCGCAGAGTCGTCTA
This genomic interval carries:
- a CDS encoding 2-oxo acid dehydrogenase subunit E2 codes for the protein MTEVIMPKMGDGMEEGTLLEWLKKDGDEVKSGDVIGNIQTDKATLELESPGKGTITGFLIKEGDTVPVGQPIAAILKKDEKLPADWGRGNGKAAEPAKQKPGATAKKEPAAVAKPAKAFAELGRVKASPLAKKLANEAGVDLAKVIGSGPGGRIVAEDVRSAISTGPKVPSFQPALATGEDKLVPLNAHRRIIAERTLASKQNVPHFYVTVVVDVERISALRQFYKEEESGKVSVNDFVIKACAMALVEMPEVNATYQGDHVLQFGAVHVGVAAAVDEGLLVPVIKNAHMMTLRQIGEATRVLVAKARDGKLLPDEMQGSTFSISNMGMLNVDDFTAIINAPNAAIVAISTAKRKVMPVSDEEVEIRMMMNITGSFDHRVVDGAIGARFMNVVRDYLQNPTRLLN
- a CDS encoding ROK family protein, which codes for MPADCVIGVDLGGTNVRAVAVDSAGNTVGERVTLPSCAEGGASATLEAVAEAVEQARAGLSPVAVGLAIPGHCNDRDGIVHWSPNFGIRVDGRLDYWKDVDVRGPLSSAIALPIHMANDANAAAVGEYRFGSGKGTANCLVMLTLGTGIGGGVVLGPASVGGKTDGPFLLLGGNKGGVELGHTAVSTDWETLETLTVEKLCQRDAIIKRATSLLEGWRLTGGGTIPLIAELIDQAKLTPKNVTEAADEGDLLAIEVWRETGRYLGTAIGSLINVFAPDVFAIGGQIAKAGKWLIAPAVEQAEKVAIPSLFKDCKITSAEKIDDAGLLGAAAVAWEAQK
- a CDS encoding ROK family protein, giving the protein MPRIEAPLDAEFRPAVLANAAFRKLAEIGEPCVIGLERNDGARDRFETVVQAPNNPLAQLNLPYIERIVKFLLWQRGGWRITIGGPKEIGEYIKQCYSRGGARDFDAEIVGETMFERQMEVVCCSPDEVPEAVTASKPIGRHLDGCRIGFDLGASDRKVSAVIDGETVFTEEVVWDPRGNSDPDYHYREIKSAIDAAAKHMPRIDAIGGSSAGVIINNRVMVASLFRGVPKEEFHRVRDIFLRIGTEYGVPIEVANDGDVTALAGAMSLNEGGILGIAMGSSEAAGYVDGEGNITGWLNELAFAPIDYAPTAPADEWSGDIGCGVQYLTQQTVFRLAPKVGIDLSGTEVLAEKLKTAQQKHEDGNDGARQIWETIGTYCGYAVAHYADFYEINQMLLLGRVTSGKGGQVIIEQVRKVLETDFSELAKSIEVNLPDEKTRRVGQAVAAASLPKR
- a CDS encoding MoxR family ATPase — encoded protein: MVAEIERAIVGKQQTIINAILTLLCDGHLLIEDVPGVGKTTLAKAIAKTIGGEFKRIQFTPDLLPSDITGSSIYNQKESTFHFRKGPLFANVVLVDEINRATPKTQSALLEAMEEYQITSDGETRQLVRPFFVIATQNNIETTGTYPLPEAQLDRFFATVSLGYPSKSAEQEILTTQRVANPIDDIKMVVGLSDMIDAQRAVREVFVHDSIKEYCVEIVRATRESSQLMLGASPRGSLYLMHAGQARAALDGSDFVRPDDIKSVAHMVLNHRLILRGEVRARGTERKEVVQHILETVPAPVPTS
- a CDS encoding DUF58 domain-containing protein, which translates into the protein MNRYASLALSIASLFFLVMAILVNSPPLFYMVTAVLATLGAAAVQAYLAVRALRFERFIPPVVQVGEQVTIEITVWSERRIMRPLITIFDDLPERLASNGIRAILPIAPSFDQPIQTRYTFRPMKRGRYHWSSLTVRGTDALGLVTRERQYKTDPVTLTVYPAPIPAAVEIRPMSGWGASELESGRRLGSGLEPRGIREYVHGDAQRHIHWPSSARTGTLMVKEFETGSGMNLSFILQQTSGSEVGTAESSTLESMCGNALFIANRYLEMGAIITFPTVEDPLGISQHPETRIHEIREVLTDVQADQRATISQEIARVQPTLRAGCTVVIMIGVQDDELPGAILNLASSRTVCLVYDLDEYRESAAPSRKLRRAADSQYLGKLEAAGAEVIMMRKVESVK